In Zingiber officinale cultivar Zhangliang chromosome 1A, Zo_v1.1, whole genome shotgun sequence, the DNA window ATCACACACACGCtgttccctttctttctttctttattttgttttgtttttttctttctttcggcGGTACACGTCTCGAAGAAATTATATATACATGTAGTGCGAGAGAGCAAGTTACCTAAGTACGCATAACACTGTAGCCTGTAGGACGACGCTTCTCGCAACTGTTTATCATGACAAAGATTCATCATGACAAAATCGTTTTTTGGATGTCTATTAATACTTTTCATATATACAATAGGATCCTATCAAGTCCAAAAaagaattttgattttatttttaattatatagttGAAGACACATAAATAcacaattaatattttaatttttcaacaatgACACTGAATGATATGTCAACAATAATATAATGATCTAATATAACATATAATATAATTTCACGGTTTGGATTTTGATATGCTACCTGACTCTAACTACCATGCATGATTGACTAAGTCGGAGCTCCCGAAATTAATCCAAATTCCGGAATTGATCCAAACATCTCGATTTCTTAATGAATCACGACTGTGATCGCGCATATATTATGGCGGCGTCCGTaacacaaatttttctatatatCCTTCAGAAAATGCATGCCTCCACCGTTGACAAACTGTTGGATTTGTACCTGAATAGGTTATCACAAAAAATCAAGCAGTTAAAAGGAACAGCGAAGTGTTGGATTTATACACGcacttgataaaaataaattataaaatttattaactcACCTACTCATTAAAAGAATATAACTTCATAGCAATGGTAGAGCGGAACAAAATATTCTTAATTTTTTCAGACATCTAACGATAAAGtttcaatttaaataaattaataaataatttttttaatagatgATTGATCTACAAATATTAAATTGATGGATAGTTTATTATGAGTGATTTCCGACTtatttcataaattttttttataagattaAATTGATCATCTCCTGAATTAATCGATTAATTGACATAAATTGAATATATACTTAATGTTATGTTAGATAATCTGTCGAAGATTTTGGGgtattagataaatttaaattacactAAATTTAATTCACTTATTTGTCGAGATTACTTGAGCAGATAATCTTAAGTTGTTAGCAAGGACTAATTACTGCTCAGTGTCGAACGCAGACTAAACAATAACAGAGTAGCAAAGCGGGTTGAGGCCGAGCCAGCAAGTGGCGGGGCGAGCAAGTGTACGACCGAGCGAACCGAGCGAGAGGTCGGACGAGTAAGCATACGACCAAGCAGACCGAGCAAGCGGCAGGACGAGTGAGCGTACACCCAAGCAAACAAAGTGGCCGAGCGAGTGAGCGGCTAGATGGGCGTGCAGTTGTGCGAATGAAGAGGCCAAGCGAATGAGCAACCGAGTGAATGAGCGGCCGAGCGAATGAAGAGTCCAAGCGGGTGAGAGACCGGACGGGCGTGCAGCCGAACAAGCAGACGAAGAGGCTGAGCGGACGAAGCAGGTAGGTGGTCGGTCGGGTAGAGCAATAAAGCAACCGaatgaccgaggcctgcgatggTCGCAGTTCCCTTGAAACAGAATTCGTCTCACCTCGAGCTATGCTTCTAGGTTTATTCAAGTcgtctatttcccaggatacaacggttaattgtgattcccaccaagcactgatGGTCACAGCGAATTAAGTGATACTCGACTACTATCACGGACACTCTGCCAAgcaagagttgcacgacagagaaagaggggaacgtaggtggagagctttTGCTTTTTGTATGCGTAACCTTTTGCCTGTAGTcgcagtctcctgatataagagcTTAGACTAATAAGTAACTTTAATGATCATATATTATTCTCTCTGCTGTGAAACACCAACATTTTGCTCAGTTACATTAATTTCTAATTAATACATCCGTTATACCCTAAATAAGCAGCAAAAAAGGTCTATGTGGTAAAATATTGATTGTTCTACTTGGGTAAATTTTGGCTCAACCAGTCTGGCATTTAGACCGCACAGGTCGTGCTCACACACGAGACAATTTGATTTAGTATAAAACAAGCCTTAGAtttgcacccacgcgtgagagagagtttCTCCTtatacatttgttcacatcattaatatatgtgaatcaatataaatcaactaaAATACCTTCAAAATTTCAATATAGAATTAAAGTCACATTCACAATAGAATCTCTTTCTTATTTCATCTCTTCTCTATTCATATCACATATATCCAACATGTCAACTAAAAAAACCTATAGCATGGCTTCCATGAGATTTATGTTGAAGTATTTGCGTAGAGTATCATGCATTCCCTCCGGATCGATTTGGCTAGCCCAAGTCACTTTTTTTTCCCATGAAGAATCTTCACAGGAAACAATTGAAGATTCTATAATGAAGTTTTAGATACTCATTTCAtataaaagagtttaaaattttagacaTGCATcttttgtaataaaaaaaaagaaagggaaaaaaactCCAAGATAGATCTACCAATGAACCAGTAGATCTTTCCTTCCTCAATTTTAGAAAGACAAATGATGCAATGATAAAGAGGGTCCACTAAATGTGGGTCAAATAATAGAGATAACAGTCAATGTAGAGGTCAAAATCAAGAAGGTCAACACCAAAGGACCAATAAGCTCACCAAAAGGTGGTCGAGCGGAACTCTACAGCAGTGGCTGATCCGGCGTAAAGTTTCCGACCGACAAAAGCTAGTCCAAGCAGAACGCCAGTACATCCAAGATCATGAGGTGCTCGTCACGGAGCAGAGGATCGTTGGGACGACCGAAGCGTTAATCCAATTGGGCGATAACAAGGTGCTATACCCAGCCATCACAAGAAAGAACAGTAGAAGCCGACCGATCGGAGGAGTCCCAACCATACGATCACCCCGCTTGGCCGAACAGCGGGATTATTATCGTATCTCTCAATattcttttgggagatagtgtcgctgGCATGTGGCATGGTCAACAAGCGGATCGTATGATTGAggtttctactgtcttgtcagggatagACATGCCCTGTTATGGTATGGTGTCAGAGGCACTTTCCTAACATGTCCTTTCATGAGAACGTGCCCACAACCAATTGGAGAACGTGCTCATGCCTCGAGGAGTGTGTATGTTGCCCACCAGGGCATTATATAAAGGAGGTTCATACACCGGCAGAGGTAcacgttattcactattcacgccCGTGTCTACTGTTGCTCCATCTTTTACATCTTtctagtgactgacttgagcgtcagatgaCCAATtccggggaccccttccttgaCTCGGCATTGACGTTTCTTGTGTTATAGAGCAAAGTCTACATCCGGTCAACACAGCAGCCACATCCCCACGATTTTTGAACAGGATCCGAAACGCAAAGATGGAGGACGCTAGACGACTCACCACGGTGACTTTGACAAAAAGAAGAGCTAGATATGCTGATACAAGTCCGAGCAATAAAAATGCTAGAGCAACAACAACATGCACTGGTTGAGCGCTAGGTACAGGAGCCCGCGACCTCATCAGTGGGTCATAAAATCGGATATGAAGACCGAGCGAAGCATGTAGCCGTTCGGGGATAGAGTAAGAAGCCAACCGACACATACGAAGACGCACCCAATGCaccgatccccttccatcgagcaTTGTTCCACACTCCATCAGAGGAACTAGGCTAGGCAGATGAGGAACGAGGATCCTCCTCGGACGACGTACTCATTCGGGACATGCGTAAAGGGAAAATACCAAGGATTGATGATTCGCCCGAGCGGAACAATCAACAATTCTCTCAGGGGATCTTGGACGACCCTCTGCCAAAACACTACATCCCACCAACGATCGAGGAGTACAACGGAACGACCGATTCGGAtgaccacttggccaagtttgataacGCGACCATACTTCATCAGTACACCGACAAGGTGAAATGTCGAGTCTGCCTCACGACTTTCTCCGAATTGGCGCAATGCTAGTTCAGGAGATTACCGAACGGATTAATCCATATCTCCAAAGACTtttgagcggtgactataaaccctagtcttcgtcaacagtcgagcggtgactataaactctaGTCTTTGTCAacagttgagcggcgactataaacccttgtcttcgtcaacagtcgagcgacgactataaaccgtagtcttcatcaacagtcgagcgacgactataaactcttgtttTCGTCAATAGTCGAACGACAACTATAAACCTTTGTCTTCGTTAACAACCACGCGACAGCTTTAAACCTGAGTCTGCGTCAACAacagttgagcggcgactataaactcatgCCTACGCATCAACAGTTGAGCGACGATTATAAACCCAAGTCTAcgcatcaacagtcgagcgacgactataaactagAATCGACGACGAATAATAGCCGAGCGACGACTCTAAAACCAAGCCGACTATGGATAAAGCCGAGCGGCTTCCATGAAGTCTGAAAGTAAAAGTAACAGATCGAGTAGTAACTAAAGCAAATACACCTGCTACAATATAGTCGTCTGACTAATGTTGGAATGAGCATCCAGACGTCTTAGAAACTAGTTAAATCGACGATCGGGAAAATAGTAAATTATACTTAGAGAAATTTCACAAAACAACCTTGATTGACACAAATATCTTACTATGATATAGACGAGAGGTCGATCCACCACTAGGCTTATGAGGAGCTCGGGACAAAAAGAGGAATGACCAGTTGACAAATTAGATCTTTGGGTTGGAGATAGAATTTTGATGCTCAGTATATCTGAACTGCGCTTGGGCTCAAGTTAATAAACTAAAGTCGAACAGCGATTAGAAGATATGAGCCGACCGACATCCAAAGCACAGAGAATATCCAATCGGAGGAGGTCATCCGATGCagtacttgtccagtcagtcggacttgcagcctccttcgactagacttgagggaaagACTTGTGAAGCAGTGATAAAGAGGGACCCACTAAGTGTGGGTCAAAGGATGGAGATAGCagctgacgtggaggtcaaagtcaaagaggTCAATGCTAGAGGACCAATGAGCTCACCAAAAGAGGGCCGAGCGAAACTCTACGGCAGTGGTCGATCGGGCGTAAAGCTTCCAACCGGCAAAAGATGGTCCAAGCAGAACACCCGTACATCCAAGATCATAAGGCGCTCGTCACGGAGCAGAGGACCGTTGAGACGACCGGAGCGTTAGTCCGGTCGGGCGATAGCAAGCTGCTATACCAGTCACCACAAAGAAGAACAGCAGAGGTCGACTGATCGGAGGAGTCCCAGCCAATCGGTCACCCTGCTTGGCCGAATAACGGGATCATTGTCGTATCTTTCAATATTCTTTTAGGAGATAGTGCCGCTAACACGCGACATGGTTAAGAGGCGGatcgtatgacggaagcttctactgtatCAGGGATAGACATGTCCAGTTAAGGTATAGACACTTTCTTGACAGATCCTTTTATAGGATAATTTGGAGAACGTACCCATGATcaattggagaacgtgtccaTACCTCGAGGAGAGTGCACATCACCCACTAGGGTACTATATAAAGGAGAGTTCATATACTGACGAAGATACGTGTTATTCACTATTTACGCCTGTATCTATTGTTGCTTCATCTTTTTCTCTTTCCGATGACTAATTTGAGCATCGGACTCGGAGGGTCAACGCCGAAGACTCCTCTAACTCGAACCGACATTTTTTTGTTACAAAATGGAGTGGAGTGTACGTCCGATCAACACAACAGTCACATTTTCAACTTAACATCTCTATGATTTTCGACAGTATCAACAAACAAATTAAATCCTTCCCAATTCTTCTCTCCAAGTCAATTATCTTTCATCATGGGAGGTGGTGGCGATGCATAACCGAACCCGCCAACTGGCGGAAGGGATGCAGCAGGTTGCTGTTCCAATACAATCCGATGCGACGACGGTGACAAGGATGAAGGCGCTGGAGAATAACTCGAACGCCCTGAAGGTATCTCGTTCTTCTGCTCGCTGCAACTCGCTGAATGTTCAAACGCCGCGACAGCGaattcctcctttcttctctcttcttcttcttctccttcttcttctccatcaatACAATTCAACCCGCGGTCAAATTCGACCTTCCCCGGCCGCTGACATTCCAGTCTGTTGCCGTTGAAGTAATTGGAAGAGTATGTGAAGTTATCGAGTTTCTTCAACTGGCATATGCCATGCGGCAGAGTCCCTGTCAATTTATTGTTTGCGACATTGAGTTGCTCCACGTTTTGCAACCCCTCGATCATCTTCTCTGGCAACACTCCGGTGAACGAGTTCAAACTTAGGTCCAGCACCGCAACGTTGATGAGTGACCCGAGCTCCAGCGGCAAGCATCCACTGAAGCTGTTGTTGCCGATGACGATCTCATTCAAAGTTTGGTTCATATTTCCTATGCTTTTCGGAATGCCGCCTTCGAAGTTGTTGTTGGCTAGCACCATCGCAGAGAGCTTCGAGTTACCTATGTTTATCGGCAACGTGCCGTTGAATCGGTTGTtgttgatgagcagagcatcaaGATCCTTGTCGAAGAGCTCTGGCGGCAGCACCCCTTCGAAGTTATTGTACCGGAGGTCGAGGTACTTGAGATTCGGCAGCCGGAGCACCTCCTCCGGGAACGGCCCGTGGAAGCCGTTGTTGCTGAGGTCGAGCTCTTGGAGGTGCACCAACTTGGATAGCTTCTGGGGAATTTGGCCGCGGAACTTATTGGAGTTGAGGTGGATGAGAGAGACCTCGTGGAAGAGGCTGAGCTCCATGGGGAGGTGGCCTTCGAGGTCCGCTCTATTAAGGTCGATGCCAGCGACGGCGTGTCGGGTGGGGTCGTCGAGCGAGGGGGTGCAGACGATGCCGTTGTAGGTGCACACATCGTCGCCGACCCAATTGCCAGTGAAGTTGTGAGGGTCGGAGACGATGGCGCTCTTCCACGCGCGGAGCGCGGTGTGAGCGCGCTGAAGCAGGGGATTGGCGATATGGCTCACCGCGGAGGGATCGGAGAGTTGGCCAACGTTGGAATCGGATGGGATGCGGGCTTCAGGGAAGAATTCATTCAGGTCAGAGGCATCATCATGTCTTTGGTTGTTGCCACATATCTTTGGAGTGTGAGAGAGGGTTTTGGCGTGGTCTTCTGCGACGCCATGCGAGGTGGTAGTGAAAGGAAGCAAGAAGATGAAagggaaggagaggaagaggaaaaggatGAAGGAATTCGGACGAAAGGAAGGAAACATCTTGTGGGATGGAAGGTGGAGGAGAAATGGAAGGAGAAGGTGGATGAAGGAGAAGCTGGTTTCTAAATGTAGGAAAGAATGTATGGATGTTCTAACACTTAGGGCAGTTAAGTTGGTTGGTTTCATTTTAGCAAGTTACCCGGTGCAAGGCTAATTAGTCACGCGGTCAAGCAAGGTGCCCGATTGCATAATTCTTCACTAAAAGAAAAGATTAATCGAACGAATTTCATGCACTATAAGGAATAAAAGTATACAACCAATAAATGGCTAAGAAACTGATACCAAATTCTCAGCGGCTTTATTATGCAATGACTTCAGTGTCCTTAGATATGATTGAATTGATTACTcgttaatgaaaaaaaaaacatatagcaTTTTGATAACTATATATGTTtatgcaataataataataaaaataatttgatgCCATACGTGAGACAATATTTATGCTTTGACATCAAAACCCATGATAACACATTCATCGTCAATGAAGATTCTGAGGTATAACATGCCTTTTGCAAGCATTATAAGCTCATTTTCTTTTCTTACCAGATAGATATTTTTGCAGTAGAAGATAGAGGAAAAATCAAAGGTGATTTGGGTACAAAGATCACCACCTTAGTGATTCATAATAGTTTCTCGAGTTCAAAAACATGACACTGGTTGTTTAGCAGTCTATGCACTGCACTGTACATTCCCAGACCCAGAAAGATGACAACCTTTTCATAAAATGAACAAATCCTAAAGGAGCCAAATCTACAGCATTTGCAGTTACCTCTTTCGCCTCTTCGATTCAGCCTACATAAATAGGAACGGAAATGGATCAT includes these proteins:
- the LOC122005822 gene encoding leucine-rich repeat extensin-like protein 7; its protein translation is MFPSFRPNSFILFLFLSFPFIFLLPFTTTSHGVAEDHAKTLSHTPKICGNNQRHDDASDLNEFFPEARIPSDSNVGQLSDPSAVSHIANPLLQRAHTALRAWKSAIVSDPHNFTGNWVGDDVCTYNGIVCTPSLDDPTRHAVAGIDLNRADLEGHLPMELSLFHEVSLIHLNSNKFRGQIPQKLSKLVHLQELDLSNNGFHGPFPEEVLRLPNLKYLDLRYNNFEGVLPPELFDKDLDALLINNNRFNGTLPINIGNSKLSAMVLANNNFEGGIPKSIGNMNQTLNEIVIGNNSFSGCLPLELGSLINVAVLDLSLNSFTGVLPEKMIEGLQNVEQLNVANNKLTGTLPHGICQLKKLDNFTYSSNYFNGNRLECQRPGKVEFDRGLNCIDGEEEGEEEEERRKEEFAVAAFEHSASCSEQKNEIPSGRSSYSPAPSSLSPSSHRIVLEQQPAASLPPVGGFGYASPPPPMMKDN